A window of Paludisphaera rhizosphaerae genomic DNA:
AGCTGGTCGAGGATTTCGGGACGAAGAAGGCCACGGTCGTTCTGGACGAGCATCGCGTTGAACTGGCGCAAAAGCTTGTGCAGGTCGCCGACGCGGACCTGAAGGCCTCGCAGGCGGCCCTGGCGGAGTCGCGCTCGATCCTGGGCAAGTACACGGCGGAGGTGGAGCGCTGGGATATCGAGGTCAAGCGACTCGACCGCGAGGTGAAACGAAACGTCGTCGATCCTCAGATCTTGCTGGAATCGACCAACCAGTTGAAATCCAGCACCGCCGCCCGCGACGCCGCTCAGTCGTCGATCGACAAGGCCCAGGCCGACGTGCTCTCGCGTGAAGCGGCCCTCGCCAAGGCCAAGGTGGACGTCCAGGTCGCTCAGGCTGACCTGGCGGTCGCCGAGAGTGAGAAGAAGCGAATCGAGGCGTGGGTCGGCTACATTACGCTGACCGCCCCTTTCGACGGGATCATCGTCACGCGCAACGCCAACACGGGAGACTTCGTGCAGCCCTCATCGGGCGACCCTACGGCGTTGCAACGTTCGCCGAACCTCTCTCCGTCAGGCCTGGCGGCGCCGATCTACACCGTCGACCGGACCGACATCGTCCGGATCTTCGTCGACGTCCCTGAACAGGACGCCAACTACGTGCAGATCGGGACGAAGGCGAGCGTACTGGCCCGGGCGTTCAGCGACGAGCCGATCTCGGGATCGGTGACGAGGACCTCCTGGGCTCTCAATATCAAGAGTCGCACGCTGCGGGCGGAGATCGACCTTCCGAACCCCGAAAGCCGTCTGTTGCCGGGGATGTACGCGTATGCCAAGGTCCTGATTGAGCGCCCGAACCTGAAAGCCCTGCCGGCTTCGGCGCTGGTTCGGCTCGGGGACCAGACGTACTGCTGGCTCTTCCGCGACGGCAAGGCTTACCGCACCGAGGTCCGCACCGGAATCACCGACGGCGATTGGTTCGAGATTACGGATATCAAGAGGGAGGCCGCCGCGAAAGGAGACGACGGCTGGAGGCCGATTGACCCCTCGGATCAGGTGATTCTCGGCGACCTCTCCATCCTGGCCGAGGGTGAACCGGTCGAGATCTCCACCCCCGAGGCCGAGAAGAAGCCGGCCACGGCAAGTAAAGCTGCGTCGGGAAATCCGGCTGGATAAAGAATAAATGCAGCGGCGGCGGTCTGATCGTCCCGATCGTTAAGGTCGTTCGTGTTCGGGCGGGCTCAACTCGGCGTGACTGGTCGATATATCTCTCGTGATCGATGAATCGGTCTCGGAGAGTAGGCGGAAGGATTTCGCCGAACGATCGACGACGTCGAGGATGTTGCGATGGATCGAACCGTCTGGACATGGACGTCCGCGGCCGCCCTGGCGCTGCTGCTTTCGTCGACACCGATTCAGGCCCAAACGCCCGCCTCGCCACTGGCGCCCGACGTCGGAACGCGCGACGAACTTCCGTCGGCTTTGCCTGAAAGGCCTTCGCTGGCCCCGACCCCGGCGAACCCGTTGGCGACGGGTCTGGAGATGAAGGCGGCGCCGTTCGATGCGAACGACGTTCGGTTCCCGATCAACCTGGCGGCGGCGTTGCGGCTGTCGGACGCGCGGCCGCTGATCGTGGCCGCCGCCCAGGCCGGCGTCTGGGTCTCCGAGGCTGAACTGACCCGCGCCAAGCTCTTGTGGGTTCCCACACTCAACCTCGGGTTCGATTACACGCGGCACGACGGCGGCGGCCCCGACTTCAACAAGGGGATCATGACCGCCCCCAGCGTGAACTTCTTCTACGGCGGCGGCGGGCTGACAGGAACCCTCTACACGGCCGACGCCGTTTTCCAGCCGCTCGCCGCACGTCAGACGCTCAACGCGGCCCACTGGAACGTCCAGACCGCCAAGAACGACGCCCTGCTGCAGACCGCCGACGCCTACTTTCGAGTGCATCAACAACGCGGCATCTATACGGGGACGCTCTACAGCGTCGAACGCGGCCGAGCACTGCTCAACAGAATCGATGAACTCAGTCGCGAGTTCGTCCCCAAGGTCGAGGTCGACCGAGCGCGGAACATGCTCGCGGAGTTGGAGCAGAGGGCCGTCATGGCCCGCCAGGAATGGAAAGTGGCAGGTGCGGATCTCACCCAGATCCTGCGACTCGACCCCCGCGCCGTTCTGGAACCCGTCGAGCACGACCACGCGCAGATCACACTCATCGA
This region includes:
- a CDS encoding efflux RND transporter periplasmic adaptor subunit — protein: MHRSIRCRVSGGLLVLAALSATGCGHEEKSRYTSVSKPQPVQIVKPTPRTIVRTVGQPSFIESYERTSIYPKLTGYIEKWNVDIGDKVKKGDVLAKLFVPELVEDFGTKKATVVLDEHRVELAQKLVQVADADLKASQAALAESRSILGKYTAEVERWDIEVKRLDREVKRNVVDPQILLESTNQLKSSTAARDAAQSSIDKAQADVLSREAALAKAKVDVQVAQADLAVAESEKKRIEAWVGYITLTAPFDGIIVTRNANTGDFVQPSSGDPTALQRSPNLSPSGLAAPIYTVDRTDIVRIFVDVPEQDANYVQIGTKASVLARAFSDEPISGSVTRTSWALNIKSRTLRAEIDLPNPESRLLPGMYAYAKVLIERPNLKALPASALVRLGDQTYCWLFRDGKAYRTEVRTGITDGDWFEITDIKREAAAKGDDGWRPIDPSDQVILGDLSILAEGEPVEISTPEAEKKPATASKAASGNPAG
- a CDS encoding TolC family protein; translation: MDRTVWTWTSAAALALLLSSTPIQAQTPASPLAPDVGTRDELPSALPERPSLAPTPANPLATGLEMKAAPFDANDVRFPINLAAALRLSDARPLIVAAAQAGVWVSEAELTRAKLLWVPTLNLGFDYTRHDGGGPDFNKGIMTAPSVNFFYGGGGLTGTLYTADAVFQPLAARQTLNAAHWNVQTAKNDALLQTADAYFRVHQQRGIYTGTLYSVERGRALLNRIDELSREFVPKVEVDRARNMLAELEQRAVMARQEWKVAGADLTQILRLDPRAVLEPVEHDHAQITLIDPGRALDDLMPIALTNRPELAAHQALVQAAMNQIRAEKWRPALPNVMLNGFQTPSELIQAGVFGLGPNSSMNQWKARADVSIQPLWQLEAMGLGNLARIKEARGMQSQQIIKFLMNQDAVAADVMRAQARVQSAAARVHQADRALRTAIITFNGNYEGLRQTTRLGDVLVLVNRPQEAVFALELLQVAFDEYFSTVGDYNRAQFEMFHALGYPAREVVQLNTPGEPLPVDVTRPAYLPPVGVGPPPATR